A genomic segment from Xiphophorus maculatus strain JP 163 A chromosome 6, X_maculatus-5.0-male, whole genome shotgun sequence encodes:
- the ndufv2 gene encoding NADH dehydrogenase [ubiquinone] flavoprotein 2, mitochondrial, producing MFLSSAVRSTVSQAARQVRGLHRSAARAGAGGIFVHRDTPDNNPDTPFEFTAENKKRIDAILSMYPEGHKQAATIPVLDLAQRQHGWLPISAMNKVAEVLGVAPMRVYEVATFYTMFLRKPVGKYFIQICTTTPCMLCNSDSILEAIQNKLGIKVGETTADKMFTLLEVECLGACVNAPMVQINDNYYEDLTPKDIEQIIDELKAGQVPPPGPRSGRFSCEPAGGLTSLTEPPPGPGFGVRADL from the exons ATGTTTTTATCTTCTGCAGTTCGATCTACTGTTTCACAGGCG GCCAGGCAGGTCAGAGGTTTGCATCGATCTGCTGCACGAGCTGGAGCTGGAGGCATCTTTGTG CACAGAGACACGCCTGACAACAACCCTGACACTCCGTTTGAGttcacagcagaaaacaaaaag AGGATTGATGCGATCCTCTCGATGTATCCCGAAGGACACAAGCAAGCCGCCACCATCCCGGTCTTGGATTTGGCCCAAAGGCAACATGGATGGCTCCCCATCTCTGCCATGAACAAG gtggCTGAGGTGCTGGGCGTCGCCCCGATGCGAGTGTATGAAGTTGCGACATTTTATACCATGTTTCTGCGTAAACCTGTGGGAAAATACTTCATTCAGATCTGCACGACAACCCCCTGCATGCTCTGCAACTCCGACAGCATCCTGGAGGCCATCCAGAACAAGCTGG GTATCAAGGTTGGAGAAACCACTGCAGACAAGATGTTCACTCTGTTAGAGGTGGAATGCCTGGGCGCCTGTGTGAACGCCCCAATGGTCCAGATAAATGACAACTATTAT GAGGACCTCACACCAAAAGATATCGAGCAAATTATCGACGAACTGAAGGCTGGACAAGTCCCACCACCTGGACCAAG gAGTGGCCGTTTCTCTTGTGAACCGGCAGGCGGATTGACCTCCCTGACAGAACCGCCTCCAGGACCGGGATTCGGTGTCAGAGCAGACCTGTAG